The following are from one region of the Alkalimarinus sediminis genome:
- a CDS encoding TonB family protein — MKRNKRSHVIFLTLLSLSILLHVVAWSWLDARAWLSSLQANTTTKTTVEITLQPSPIYPQQEELDELHSILESSPEESLLEESLSEEHPTQHNADSFASSNNTDKSVRSITPGKPTTTKQSTPLAPVTQSPIAAEPPQRTVNTPTTLNTAKSVSSPIDPSASISNVSDTENQSIEHDNVERLLPGTLSNKVEPSQIENALSTEYEYQQPGTAISEDMLAVLGNMELLDDHNLSGIDVKDPYSKIESQRIKMVNRYLQRMEKQIKAGWVKPKKTDQQFSGVIKFTLTPYGQLTDAYIYLGSGHSELDQSALAAVKQVKRFAVPESALVAAKYYSSLRFQYSSHDFSGETIPLQP; from the coding sequence ATGAAGAGAAATAAACGATCACACGTTATTTTCTTAACTCTTTTAAGTCTGAGTATTTTATTACATGTTGTTGCGTGGAGCTGGCTAGATGCAAGAGCGTGGTTATCGTCTCTGCAAGCTAACACAACAACTAAAACTACTGTCGAGATCACTCTTCAACCCTCCCCTATCTATCCGCAACAAGAAGAACTTGATGAGCTGCATTCAATTCTAGAGTCATCACCAGAAGAGTCATTGTTAGAAGAGTCGTTATCAGAAGAACATCCAACTCAACACAATGCCGATAGCTTCGCATCGTCTAACAATACGGATAAATCTGTTAGGTCAATAACGCCTGGCAAACCCACTACGACTAAGCAATCCACCCCTCTGGCACCTGTAACGCAAAGCCCAATAGCAGCAGAACCCCCGCAGAGAACTGTTAATACACCTACAACACTCAATACTGCTAAGTCTGTCAGCAGCCCAATAGATCCATCCGCGAGTATAAGCAACGTATCGGATACCGAAAACCAATCTATTGAACATGATAACGTAGAGAGACTATTGCCAGGCACATTAAGTAACAAGGTAGAGCCCTCGCAAATTGAGAACGCTCTCTCTACAGAGTATGAATATCAACAACCCGGCACCGCAATATCCGAAGATATGCTAGCAGTACTAGGTAATATGGAGCTTTTGGATGACCATAACCTGAGTGGTATCGACGTTAAAGACCCCTACAGTAAAATAGAGTCACAACGTATAAAGATGGTTAACCGTTACCTTCAGCGTATGGAAAAACAGATCAAGGCAGGTTGGGTAAAACCCAAAAAGACAGATCAGCAGTTTAGCGGGGTGATTAAATTTACACTAACCCCATACGGTCAACTGACTGATGCTTATATTTATTTAGGCAGTGGTCATTCAGAACTAGATCAGTCAGCGCTTGCAGCAGTTAAACAGGTTAAACGTTTCGCTGTGCCAGAGTCAGCATTGGTAGCGGCAAAATACTATAGCTCGTTACGCTTTCAGTACAGCTCACATGATTTTTCTGGTGAAACGATACCGTTACAGCCCTAA
- a CDS encoding acetoacetate decarboxylase family protein — MNQTYKNDPFFQFPLTSKITTMGEVQLPMFFLDASNLIAVFRADAEGVDKLLQGTGLSSALSLAGKPLVFISLYEYRESTVGPYNEVGIALPVIPDGMKRPNSELRDLLSGTDESVIGWHIINLPVNTKEADAAGKEIWGYPKFVAEIPFRLNNRDFLCEVKDPKGGNIMSLGGKLNLGVKSVALSGVTYSHLNNQLLRSSVNARGNYKAYFAHQLKLTIGVSQHIMAKNLRRLGLENSRPVMALACQNFQSRLSDVAVIS, encoded by the coding sequence ATGAACCAAACTTATAAAAATGACCCTTTCTTTCAGTTTCCGCTAACATCAAAAATCACTACCATGGGGGAGGTGCAGTTGCCGATGTTTTTTTTGGATGCCTCTAATTTGATTGCGGTGTTCAGGGCCGATGCTGAGGGGGTTGATAAACTACTGCAGGGTACTGGCCTGAGTTCAGCTTTGTCGTTGGCAGGTAAGCCTTTAGTGTTTATTAGTCTTTATGAATATAGAGAGAGTACGGTAGGCCCATACAACGAAGTGGGGATTGCTTTGCCGGTTATACCAGACGGTATGAAAAGACCTAATAGTGAACTTCGTGACTTGCTCAGTGGCACTGATGAATCTGTGATTGGTTGGCATATTATAAATTTGCCTGTTAACACTAAAGAAGCGGATGCAGCAGGCAAAGAAATTTGGGGCTACCCTAAGTTTGTTGCTGAGATTCCATTTCGCTTAAATAATCGTGATTTCTTATGTGAGGTTAAGGACCCTAAAGGCGGAAATATTATGAGTCTTGGCGGCAAACTGAATCTAGGGGTCAAAAGTGTTGCTCTGAGTGGTGTGACTTACTCGCATTTGAACAACCAGCTGCTACGTTCTTCGGTTAATGCCCGAGGTAACTACAAGGCTTATTTTGCCCACCAATTAAAACTGACGATAGGTGTGAGCCAACATATAATGGCTAAAAATCTCAGAAGGTTAGGGCTTGAGAATAGCCGTCCGGTTATGGCTTTAGCGTGCCAAAACTTTCAGTCGCGGCTTAGTGATGTAGCTGTTATAAGTTGA
- the zipA gene encoding cell division protein ZipA has product MNLREWLAVLGGVVIAGIVIDGIRRMRRAKRDSMEISLGMGGEIENSPLDEGFNPELPNGGARLAGSARANSADDFAPVDETETAIASEESTRIEPSIKMSAFDQPHSEDENLSAPRVVAREPQDSVNVESSEQLAETETVTNTDKICATKPQGLNARGTADDTKPKSKMTFGEGLKASNAKAKPTKAKTKRANRNTPPKPAQEVIVLNVMSKQAEGFKGGELRKLLEACGVEHGDMSIFHRHEDTVDSPVQFSVANAVEPGYFPKEQLDSMVTPGISFFMSLPGPDDNMRAFDYMVETAQCVVRNLSGEMKDERRSDMTPQTLEHCRQRIRDFERRQLAAKC; this is encoded by the coding sequence ATGAATCTACGAGAATGGTTAGCGGTTTTAGGCGGTGTGGTCATCGCTGGAATAGTGATAGATGGGATTCGCCGAATGAGGCGTGCCAAACGTGATTCGATGGAGATATCCCTCGGCATGGGGGGGGAAATCGAAAATAGCCCACTCGATGAAGGGTTTAACCCTGAATTGCCAAATGGTGGTGCTCGATTAGCAGGCAGCGCCCGAGCAAATAGTGCAGATGATTTTGCACCGGTGGATGAGACTGAAACCGCTATTGCGAGTGAAGAGAGTACTCGAATAGAGCCCTCTATCAAAATGAGCGCGTTCGATCAGCCTCATAGTGAAGATGAAAATCTTTCTGCGCCCAGAGTTGTTGCTCGTGAACCACAAGACTCTGTGAACGTCGAATCGTCAGAGCAGCTTGCAGAAACAGAAACAGTCACTAACACCGATAAGATATGTGCGACTAAGCCTCAAGGTCTGAATGCACGGGGCACAGCGGACGATACGAAACCCAAATCTAAGATGACCTTTGGGGAAGGGCTTAAAGCATCCAATGCTAAAGCAAAACCTACTAAAGCTAAAACCAAGCGGGCAAACCGTAATACGCCTCCCAAGCCTGCTCAGGAAGTGATTGTACTCAATGTCATGTCTAAGCAAGCTGAAGGATTCAAAGGTGGTGAGTTAAGAAAGCTGCTAGAAGCCTGTGGTGTAGAACATGGGGATATGTCTATTTTTCATCGTCATGAAGATACTGTTGATAGCCCCGTTCAATTTAGTGTTGCCAATGCAGTTGAGCCTGGATATTTTCCCAAAGAGCAATTAGATAGCATGGTCACGCCGGGGATCTCTTTCTTTATGAGCCTGCCAGGGCCTGATGATAATATGAGAGCATTTGACTATATGGTTGAAACCGCACAGTGCGTCGTGAGAAATCTTTCTGGTGAGATGAAAGACGAACGTAGAAGCGATATGACCCCGCAAACCCTGGAGCACTGCCGCCAGCGAATTCGTGACTTTGAGCGAAGGCAGTTAGCAGCAAAGTGTTAA
- the smc gene encoding chromosome segregation protein SMC, with translation MRLKSIKLAGFKSFVDPTTVPFPTNLAAVVGPNGCGKSNIIDAVRWVMGESSAKHLRGESMTDVIFNGSNGRKPVGQASIELVFDNSEGKLVGEYAQFNEISIRRKVTREAQSFYYLNGIKCRRRDITDLFLGTGLGPRSYAIIEQGMISKLIESKPEELRVFLEEAAGISKYKERRRDTERRMKRTEENLERLSDIRDELERQLSHLHKQAQAAEKYTELKKEERLKNAQLNAVKWRDLDRKVADKRSEVSALELALEEILYARTSNDTLSEQLRVEQHDSNEEFNRVQARYYESGAEIARVEQSLQHQKERAAQLDRELKEVVSSIEELKEELATDQQRLDDIEIEYETLLPELEESNAQSEESSEKLAAMEDEMQRWQHDWDQFNQQSSDARQRAEVEQSRIRQSEQSLVRIGDKATRLQEELNSLQGQNDHTVIDELKEQIAEKEMIVEDARIVKLEASEVISASRDAISQLEQQLAERRNTYQQDTGMLASKVALQKGALGDDDQDRVNWFKAQGIDTGSPLTQQLTVRGGWDVAVEVVLGRLLQSIKVPSLDSVKALSSSEVAVAVSLFEDAEESNIERVNEGSEQPTTQTPLADYVDGADFYKGILQKVYTAQSMTEAISNRQTLQSDESIVLADGTWVGRHWVKLGKKDAVGSGLIQRQKEIDELTKVVAEQREAISALQSEVDNARSNLQDNEVKLETAARNVSDAERALSLLMSQLSSTEVKFEQIQARVSRTKEDLEDLTIQKEQELEVLEESRINWQAAMDEMDKNADEREIQLQRRDEIRASLDNYRQQARHQRDTSHQLQLKVQAAKNQKETLSSTIYKLTLQLERSNERYQMLMENSETNADPVEELQIRLEELLENRLGEEELLNSARDNLERVDALIRDQERVRNESEQKLNDIRGRLERERMDAQALEIHRTGIEEQLTKDSFDLQAVLNILPEEAEEKVWVAELEKIGNRIQRLGAINLAAIDEYKVQSERKTYLDAQDADLKEALETLESAIRKIDRETRARFKETYDKVNNGLQELFPKVFGGGSAYLDLTGDDLLETGVSIMARPPGKKNSTIHLLSGGEKALTAIALIFSIFQLNPAPFCMLDEVDAPLDDANVARYANMVKEMSSQVQFIYITHNKIAMEMADQLMGVTMHEPGVSRLVSVDVEEAAKLASA, from the coding sequence ATGAGATTAAAGTCGATCAAGCTCGCGGGTTTTAAATCATTTGTTGACCCGACGACAGTGCCATTTCCTACCAACTTGGCTGCGGTTGTTGGCCCTAATGGTTGCGGTAAATCGAATATAATCGATGCCGTCAGATGGGTTATGGGTGAAAGCTCTGCAAAGCATTTGCGCGGCGAATCTATGACGGATGTTATATTCAATGGTTCAAATGGTCGCAAACCGGTAGGGCAAGCATCGATAGAGTTGGTCTTTGATAACAGCGAAGGTAAGCTTGTTGGCGAATATGCTCAATTTAATGAGATCTCTATCAGGCGAAAAGTAACCCGCGAAGCCCAGTCTTTCTACTACCTAAACGGTATTAAATGTCGCCGTCGTGATATTACCGATCTATTCCTCGGCACAGGCTTAGGGCCAAGAAGTTATGCCATTATCGAACAAGGGATGATTTCGAAGTTAATTGAGTCAAAACCTGAAGAGCTTAGGGTCTTTTTAGAAGAAGCAGCAGGTATCTCTAAATACAAAGAGCGACGGCGAGATACCGAAAGGCGAATGAAACGTACTGAAGAAAACCTTGAGCGCTTATCAGATATTCGCGATGAGCTCGAACGGCAGTTATCTCACCTTCATAAACAGGCACAGGCAGCAGAAAAATACACCGAACTAAAGAAAGAAGAACGCCTGAAAAACGCTCAGCTAAATGCCGTAAAATGGCGAGATTTAGACCGCAAGGTTGCTGATAAGCGGTCTGAGGTGAGTGCATTAGAGTTAGCACTCGAAGAAATTTTATATGCACGTACCTCTAATGACACACTGTCTGAGCAGTTGAGGGTTGAGCAACATGACAGTAATGAGGAGTTTAACCGAGTACAGGCACGCTACTACGAGTCAGGCGCTGAAATAGCACGAGTTGAACAAAGCCTGCAGCATCAGAAAGAACGTGCTGCCCAGTTGGATAGAGAGCTTAAAGAGGTTGTCTCTTCAATTGAAGAGCTTAAAGAAGAGTTGGCTACAGATCAGCAACGCCTTGATGATATTGAAATAGAGTACGAAACCCTCCTTCCGGAGTTAGAAGAAAGTAACGCCCAGTCAGAAGAGTCCTCAGAAAAGCTAGCCGCTATGGAAGATGAAATGCAACGGTGGCAGCACGATTGGGACCAGTTTAATCAACAATCTTCAGATGCTCGTCAACGAGCTGAGGTTGAGCAATCTCGAATAAGACAGAGTGAGCAATCGCTGGTTCGCATAGGGGACAAAGCAACACGCTTACAAGAAGAACTTAATAGCTTACAAGGGCAGAACGACCATACTGTTATTGATGAGCTGAAAGAGCAAATTGCTGAAAAAGAGATGATCGTTGAAGATGCTCGTATAGTTAAACTAGAGGCATCTGAAGTCATCTCTGCAAGTCGAGATGCTATTAGCCAGCTAGAACAGCAGCTCGCAGAACGGCGTAATACCTATCAACAAGATACCGGTATGTTAGCCTCAAAGGTCGCGCTACAAAAAGGGGCTTTGGGCGATGACGACCAAGACCGAGTTAACTGGTTTAAAGCGCAAGGCATAGATACTGGCTCACCACTTACTCAACAATTGACAGTCCGTGGCGGCTGGGATGTCGCCGTAGAGGTGGTTTTGGGTCGTTTGCTGCAAAGCATCAAAGTGCCGTCGCTCGATTCTGTGAAGGCTCTATCGTCCTCGGAGGTTGCTGTAGCGGTATCGTTATTCGAAGATGCTGAAGAGTCAAATATAGAGCGAGTTAATGAGGGATCAGAGCAGCCCACTACCCAGACCCCTCTTGCCGATTATGTAGATGGTGCAGATTTTTATAAAGGTATACTACAAAAAGTTTATACCGCTCAAAGCATGACAGAAGCCATCTCTAATCGACAAACATTGCAATCAGATGAGTCCATCGTATTGGCTGACGGTACCTGGGTCGGTCGACACTGGGTTAAGCTTGGTAAGAAAGATGCCGTTGGCAGTGGCTTGATACAGCGTCAAAAAGAGATTGATGAATTAACAAAGGTTGTTGCCGAACAGCGTGAAGCGATTTCAGCGTTGCAATCTGAAGTGGATAACGCTCGCAGTAACTTACAAGATAACGAAGTCAAGTTAGAAACTGCTGCAAGAAACGTCTCAGATGCTGAAAGAGCGCTCTCTTTACTGATGTCGCAGCTAAGCTCTACAGAGGTGAAGTTTGAACAGATTCAGGCCCGAGTCAGTCGAACAAAAGAGGATCTAGAAGATCTTACAATTCAGAAAGAGCAAGAGTTAGAGGTACTTGAAGAGTCCCGTATCAATTGGCAGGCTGCCATGGATGAAATGGACAAAAATGCCGACGAGAGAGAGATTCAACTGCAGCGGCGTGACGAAATTCGGGCATCTCTAGATAACTACCGTCAGCAGGCAAGGCATCAGCGTGATACCTCTCATCAGTTACAGTTAAAAGTCCAAGCAGCCAAAAACCAAAAAGAGACATTATCATCGACGATCTACAAATTAACGTTGCAGTTAGAGCGCAGCAATGAGCGATATCAGATGTTAATGGAAAACAGCGAGACCAATGCCGACCCGGTAGAAGAGTTACAAATACGGTTGGAAGAGCTGCTTGAGAATAGGCTTGGTGAAGAGGAACTGCTTAACTCAGCGCGAGATAATCTTGAACGAGTTGATGCACTAATAAGAGATCAAGAGCGGGTACGAAACGAATCAGAGCAAAAGCTCAATGACATTAGAGGTAGGCTCGAGCGAGAACGGATGGATGCTCAAGCCCTTGAAATTCACAGAACCGGCATTGAAGAGCAGCTGACCAAAGACAGCTTCGACCTGCAAGCGGTGCTCAATATTTTGCCAGAAGAGGCAGAAGAGAAAGTTTGGGTGGCAGAGCTTGAAAAGATAGGCAATCGTATTCAGCGGTTAGGAGCAATTAATTTAGCTGCTATCGACGAATATAAGGTTCAAAGTGAACGTAAAACCTATCTAGATGCACAAGATGCCGACCTCAAAGAAGCTCTGGAAACATTAGAGTCAGCCATCCGAAAAATTGACCGAGAAACTCGAGCAAGATTTAAAGAGACCTACGATAAAGTTAACAACGGGCTGCAAGAGCTATTTCCAAAAGTATTTGGTGGAGGCAGTGCTTATCTCGATCTAACGGGGGACGATCTACTAGAAACCGGTGTTTCGATTATGGCGCGGCCACCAGGAAAGAAAAACTCAACAATACATCTACTGTCGGGAGGGGAGAAAGCGCTTACCGCTATTGCGTTAATCTTTTCGATCTTCCAATTGAATCCTGCACCTTTCTGTATGTTGGATGAAGTAGATGCACCACTCGATGACGCTAACGTCGCTAGATATGCCAATATGGTTAAAGAGATGTCTAGTCAGGTGCAATTTATCTATATCACCCACAACAAAATCGCCATGGAAATGGCTGACCAGTTAATGGGGGTGACAATGCACGAACCAGGTGTATCCAGGTTGGTCTCAGTTGATGTAGAGGAAGCTGCAAAACTGGCATCGGCCTAA
- the ligA gene encoding NAD-dependent DNA ligase LigA, whose translation MLVPEKIIQNVKALRDELEEHNYRYYVMDDPSVPDAEYDRLMNSLKSIEAEYPSLIVPESPTQRVGGEPLAGFTQVTHEMPMLSLDNAFNEEDMRDFNRRVLSRLGESAANSGVVEYVCEPKLDGIAVSLLYEHGQLVRGATRGDGETGEDITQNVRTINSIPLKLMGSGYPERLEVRGEIYMPKSSFDALNQEAERLGNKPFVNPRNAAAGSLRQLDPKITASRNLEMCCYSVGVVEGGVLKDTHSESLHCLNQWGFRINAEMSVVDDVEGCLGYYQAISEKRNSLPYEIDGVVFKVNDLALQQKLGFVSRAPRWAIAHKFPAQEELTTVIDVEFQVGRTGAVTPVARLAPVFVGGVTVSNATLHNMDEIARLGLMIGDSVIIRRAGDVIPKVVKVVEDKRPDTAKTVTFPTQCPVCESEVIQLEGEAVARCSGGLFCAAQRKEAIKHFASRKAMDIDGLGDKLVEALVDQGYIKSVADLYKLTRYQIASMERMAEKSADNLLGALEKSKQTKLSNFVYALGIREVGETTARTLSNAFGTLEKIRSASVEELLAVQDVGPIVANHIVSFFEQSHNNEIIDQLIEVGVQWPDVVVDDSNKALQGKTFVITGTLSQMTREEAKEKLLALGAKVSGSVSKKTYCLIAGEAAGSKLTKAEALGIKVMNEQEFIDML comes from the coding sequence ATGTTAGTACCTGAGAAGATTATTCAAAACGTTAAAGCGCTCCGTGATGAGCTAGAAGAGCACAACTACCGCTATTACGTAATGGACGACCCATCGGTTCCTGATGCCGAATATGATCGTCTAATGAATAGTCTGAAGAGCATAGAAGCCGAATACCCTTCACTGATCGTACCTGAATCGCCAACACAGCGAGTAGGGGGAGAACCGTTGGCAGGGTTTACCCAGGTAACACATGAAATGCCCATGCTCTCCCTCGATAATGCGTTTAACGAAGAGGATATGCGGGATTTTAATCGAAGGGTTCTAAGTCGATTAGGCGAAAGTGCAGCAAATTCAGGTGTTGTTGAATATGTATGTGAGCCTAAATTGGACGGTATTGCGGTTAGCCTTTTGTATGAACATGGGCAGTTGGTAAGGGGCGCTACCCGTGGCGATGGTGAGACTGGCGAGGATATTACTCAAAATGTTCGTACCATTAACTCTATCCCTCTAAAGCTCATGGGCAGTGGTTACCCTGAACGGTTAGAGGTACGTGGCGAAATTTATATGCCCAAAAGCTCATTTGATGCACTAAATCAAGAAGCCGAGCGATTGGGCAATAAGCCTTTTGTAAACCCACGAAATGCAGCAGCAGGTAGCTTGAGACAGCTAGATCCAAAAATTACAGCCAGCAGAAATCTCGAAATGTGCTGTTACTCGGTTGGTGTTGTTGAGGGTGGAGTACTTAAAGATACTCATAGCGAATCACTGCACTGCTTAAACCAGTGGGGGTTTAGAATTAACGCAGAGATGAGCGTAGTAGACGATGTCGAAGGGTGTCTTGGCTATTATCAAGCTATTTCCGAAAAACGGAACTCGTTACCCTATGAAATAGATGGGGTTGTGTTCAAAGTTAACGATTTGGCACTCCAGCAGAAGCTGGGCTTCGTATCCCGAGCACCTAGGTGGGCCATAGCACACAAGTTCCCCGCACAGGAAGAGTTAACGACTGTTATCGACGTTGAGTTTCAAGTAGGCAGAACTGGCGCGGTAACACCGGTAGCAAGGCTCGCGCCAGTATTTGTGGGTGGTGTGACGGTCAGCAATGCGACGCTACACAACATGGATGAAATAGCGCGTTTAGGGTTAATGATTGGTGATTCGGTGATCATACGAAGGGCTGGAGACGTCATTCCTAAAGTAGTAAAGGTGGTTGAAGACAAAAGGCCTGATACTGCAAAAACGGTTACTTTCCCGACCCAGTGCCCCGTTTGTGAGTCTGAAGTCATTCAGCTAGAAGGTGAAGCGGTTGCAAGGTGTTCTGGTGGGTTGTTTTGTGCGGCGCAACGGAAAGAAGCGATCAAGCATTTTGCATCCCGTAAAGCTATGGATATAGATGGCTTGGGTGATAAGTTAGTAGAAGCGTTGGTTGATCAAGGCTATATCAAAAGCGTTGCAGATCTCTATAAGCTGACCCGGTATCAAATCGCCAGCATGGAACGAATGGCTGAAAAATCCGCTGACAACTTGCTAGGCGCACTAGAAAAATCTAAGCAGACTAAGTTATCAAACTTTGTTTATGCCCTGGGTATTCGCGAAGTAGGTGAGACAACAGCCCGCACCCTATCAAATGCGTTTGGCACCTTAGAAAAAATACGCAGTGCAAGTGTTGAAGAGCTATTAGCTGTGCAGGATGTCGGCCCGATCGTAGCAAATCATATCGTCTCGTTTTTTGAGCAAAGCCATAATAATGAAATCATAGATCAACTTATAGAAGTCGGAGTACAATGGCCTGACGTGGTTGTTGATGATTCGAATAAAGCGTTGCAGGGTAAGACTTTCGTTATAACTGGCACGCTTAGTCAAATGACCAGAGAAGAAGCGAAAGAGAAACTATTAGCCTTGGGTGCTAAAGTGAGCGGTAGCGTTTCTAAAAAAACCTATTGTCTTATTGCGGGTGAGGCTGCAGGTTCAAAGCTTACAAAAGCAGAGGCGCTGGGTATTAAGGTAATGAACGAACAAGAATTTATAGATATGTTGTAG
- a CDS encoding AraC family transcriptional regulator, whose translation MGVLLASTASLMGYSDLVKELGGNPEELANQAGLDAAILNDFDQMISGEVLTRLYDLSAKALSCPCFCLLLSQRQGISVLGPLGLMMRKSLTFHDAYKALEKYIHLRTEAGTFSLEVKDEIAIIKYIPHLHGEDHCRQICDLSLGIGCSLIRLYVGKGWNPRAVYFQHQAPPDLAPYNMLFHAPISFQQEFNGLVFDAKLLNAPLGSFEPEINQFLGSYLDELERSRKHDIVNQVSLLMRDLLPKGACSLKNIAQLMGLKERSLQRRLTKESTNFQQILDQVRQEMAQEFLSAPNTNLTNLAQVLGYADLSTFSKAFKLWFGVSPSQYKTHY comes from the coding sequence ATGGGCGTATTGTTAGCCAGTACGGCTTCCCTAATGGGGTATTCAGACCTAGTAAAAGAGCTAGGTGGCAACCCCGAAGAGCTGGCCAATCAAGCGGGTTTGGATGCAGCTATTCTTAACGATTTTGACCAAATGATCAGTGGTGAAGTGCTAACTCGTTTGTATGATTTATCAGCTAAAGCATTATCTTGCCCATGCTTCTGCCTTTTGCTATCTCAGCGACAAGGCATTTCAGTATTAGGGCCGCTTGGTTTAATGATGCGAAAGTCTTTAACCTTTCATGATGCCTACAAAGCACTCGAGAAATATATTCACCTCCGTACAGAAGCGGGCACGTTTAGCTTGGAAGTAAAAGATGAGATTGCCATCATCAAATATATCCCGCACTTACACGGTGAAGATCACTGCCGGCAAATTTGTGATTTATCACTAGGTATTGGTTGTAGTTTAATCCGGTTATACGTTGGCAAAGGCTGGAACCCCAGAGCTGTTTATTTTCAGCATCAAGCTCCGCCAGATTTAGCCCCCTACAATATGCTATTCCACGCCCCTATATCCTTTCAGCAAGAGTTTAATGGTTTGGTTTTTGATGCCAAATTATTGAACGCGCCCCTTGGCTCCTTTGAACCTGAAATCAACCAATTTTTGGGGAGTTATCTAGACGAACTTGAACGCTCAAGAAAGCATGATATCGTCAATCAGGTTAGCCTTTTAATGCGAGATTTACTGCCTAAAGGCGCTTGTTCACTCAAGAATATTGCGCAATTGATGGGGTTAAAAGAGCGCTCTCTACAGAGACGTTTGACAAAAGAGTCTACCAATTTTCAGCAAATTCTGGATCAGGTTAGACAAGAAATGGCGCAAGAGTTTTTAAGTGCCCCCAACACCAACCTCACTAACTTGGCGCAGGTTTTGGGTTATGCTGATTTGAGCACTTTTTCGAAAGCCTTTAAGCTTTGGTTTGGGGTTTCGCCTTCGCAATACAAAACGCATTATTAG